A stretch of Christensenellaceae bacterium DNA encodes these proteins:
- a CDS encoding B12-binding domain-containing radical SAM protein codes for MSLLDRVEKPARYTGGELNSIIKEDAYIDFALCFADTYEVGMSHLGLNILYEVLNAIPDVYAQRAFCPWVDMMAAMRESGETLRSLETGKPLCDFDMVGINLSYEMCYSNVLAMLDLGKIPLLASDRGNDAPIVVGGGACVINPEPIADFFDLFAIGESEQCVRELCALYGRHKKQGFKRGAFLEEAAHLEGIYVPSLYQTEYNDDGTVAAVAAQKGAPKTVKKCVIDDFDGEQTVQKPVLPYINTVHDRCVLEIMRGCPRGCRFCQAGFAMRPVRERKAETVRKNARRVIAATGYDEISLSSLSSGDYSQIDELVSGLIEEFSAQRVSVSLPSLRIDSFEKDFANQLQQVRKTGLTFAPEAGTQRLRDAINKNIRHEEIIRTVTRAFESGVNTVKLYFMIGLPTETYEDLDGLAGLVREIREAYYAVPKEARRGAVGITVSASCFVPKPCTPFMWEAMDDIDTLRQKQQYLREKLKIKGVKFNYHDARLSFLEGVLARGDRKLAPALLEAYKNGAVFDAWHEHFSFERYMEAFEKNGVDPAFYACRKRNDDEIMPFAHIDYGIDTAFLKRERAKAYEGVTTPECRIQCSACGLQKTCGFVQGKL; via the coding sequence TTGAGTTTACTGGACAGAGTGGAAAAACCCGCGCGATACACCGGCGGGGAACTGAATTCCATTATCAAAGAAGATGCGTATATTGATTTCGCGTTGTGTTTTGCGGATACGTATGAAGTTGGCATGAGCCATTTGGGGCTGAATATCTTGTATGAGGTGCTCAACGCCATTCCGGACGTTTATGCGCAGCGCGCTTTTTGCCCATGGGTCGATATGATGGCGGCAATGCGCGAAAGCGGCGAAACACTGCGTTCGCTGGAAACAGGAAAACCGCTTTGCGATTTTGATATGGTGGGTATCAATCTTTCTTACGAAATGTGTTATTCCAACGTGCTGGCGATGCTCGATTTGGGAAAGATTCCCTTGCTGGCAAGCGACAGGGGGAACGACGCGCCTATCGTCGTAGGCGGCGGGGCATGCGTGATCAATCCGGAACCGATAGCGGATTTTTTTGACCTATTCGCGATTGGCGAGTCGGAACAATGTGTGCGCGAACTGTGCGCGCTTTATGGCAGGCATAAAAAACAGGGATTTAAGCGCGGCGCGTTTTTGGAAGAAGCGGCGCATCTTGAGGGAATCTATGTGCCGTCCCTTTACCAGACCGAATATAACGACGACGGTACGGTGGCGGCGGTTGCTGCGCAAAAGGGCGCGCCAAAGACTGTGAAGAAATGTGTGATCGACGATTTTGACGGCGAGCAAACGGTGCAAAAACCGGTATTGCCGTATATTAATACGGTGCACGACCGTTGCGTACTGGAAATCATGCGCGGCTGTCCGCGCGGCTGCCGGTTTTGCCAGGCCGGATTCGCGATGCGGCCGGTGCGTGAGCGGAAAGCGGAGACGGTACGCAAAAATGCGCGCCGGGTGATCGCGGCGACCGGATATGACGAAATATCGCTGTCCTCATTATCGTCAGGAGACTATTCACAGATCGACGAGCTTGTAAGCGGCCTGATCGAAGAATTTTCGGCGCAGAGGGTATCCGTATCTCTGCCGTCCCTGCGCATAGACAGCTTTGAAAAGGATTTTGCGAACCAGTTGCAGCAGGTACGCAAGACGGGCCTTACGTTTGCGCCCGAAGCGGGCACACAGCGCCTGCGCGATGCGATCAACAAAAATATCAGGCACGAGGAGATTATCCGCACGGTAACGCGCGCATTCGAGTCTGGCGTCAATACGGTCAAGTTGTATTTTATGATTGGCCTGCCCACGGAGACGTACGAGGACCTTGATGGGCTGGCGGGATTGGTGCGGGAAATACGCGAAGCGTATTATGCCGTGCCTAAGGAAGCGCGGCGCGGCGCGGTGGGGATAACGGTCTCCGCTTCGTGTTTTGTGCCGAAGCCGTGTACGCCTTTTATGTGGGAAGCGATGGACGATATAGATACGCTCAGGCAAAAGCAGCAGTACCTGAGGGAGAAACTGAAAATAAAGGGCGTAAAATTCAATTATCACGATGCGCGTCTGAGCTTTTTGGAGGGCGTGCTCGCGCGCGGCGACCGCAAGCTTGCTCCCGCATTACTGGAAGCTTACAAAAACGGCGCTGTGTTCGATGCGTGGCACGAGCATTTCTCCTTTGAGCGGTATATGGAGGCGTTTGAAAAGAACGGCGTCGATCCTGCCTTTTACGCCTGCCGCAAGAGGAACGATGATGAGATCATGCCGTTTGCGCATATCGATTACGGTATCGATACCGCCTTTTTAAAGCGCGAGCGCGCGAAAGCGTATGAGGGAGTGACAACGCCGGAGTGCAGGATACAGTGCTCGGCCTGCGGGCTTCAAAAAACATGCGGGTTTGTGCAGGGAAAGTTATGA
- a CDS encoding ribonuclease G: MIKKIIADANTHEARVALLEDNDLVEILVEMRGKERLVGNIYKGRVANILPGMQAAFVDVGLDKNAFLYAGDILCDESDFIFDGAQDSANVKKKLEVPNIKELLKPNQEIMVQVLKQPGGSKGARVTTHITLPGRLLVLMPTVDHVGVSRRIENEQKREQLKEYITQIKPPNMGVIVRTVAEQATDEEIASELQFLVRLWQKVQEKSDFVTAPRLVHAEETLLFRTVRDMFTSDVQEFIINDKDYYEKVMAVVNILSPGMMDRLKLFEEEGNIFDYYNIEDKITKALQRKVWLKNGCYLVIDETEALTVIDVNTGKYIGEDNLQDTILNANIEAAHEIARQLRLRDLSGIIVIDFIDMEEDGNKQKVVEALNEALKHDRTKSNVIGMTELGLVEMTRKKTRRKLSALTQATCPCCGGSGKVYNLDNMAMRVRREIIRTVPADAHGMFIVETSEALAEYIVAHNNQNQAILPHYENAHFFIRSLKNAHPEHIMVTQVTDKSALSGTQVFC, encoded by the coding sequence ATGATCAAAAAAATCATAGCCGACGCGAACACGCATGAAGCGCGGGTCGCCTTGCTTGAGGATAACGATTTAGTCGAGATCCTCGTTGAGATGCGTGGCAAAGAACGCCTGGTCGGTAATATTTATAAAGGAAGAGTTGCCAATATCCTGCCCGGAATGCAGGCGGCGTTTGTGGACGTGGGCCTCGATAAAAACGCATTTTTGTACGCGGGCGATATTTTGTGCGACGAATCGGACTTTATATTCGACGGAGCGCAGGACAGCGCCAATGTCAAAAAGAAGCTGGAAGTTCCGAATATCAAAGAACTCCTAAAGCCCAACCAGGAAATTATGGTACAGGTATTAAAGCAGCCGGGCGGCAGCAAGGGCGCGCGCGTGACGACGCATATCACGCTCCCGGGCAGGCTGCTTGTTCTGATGCCCACGGTTGATCATGTGGGCGTTTCGCGCCGTATTGAAAATGAACAGAAACGAGAACAGCTTAAGGAATATATCACGCAAATCAAGCCGCCTAACATGGGCGTAATCGTGCGTACGGTGGCTGAGCAGGCAACGGATGAGGAAATTGCGTCCGAGCTGCAGTTTTTAGTACGCCTGTGGCAGAAAGTACAGGAAAAGTCTGATTTTGTGACGGCGCCGCGTTTGGTGCATGCCGAAGAGACGCTGTTGTTCCGTACGGTACGCGATATGTTCACCTCGGATGTGCAGGAGTTTATCATCAATGACAAGGACTATTACGAAAAGGTCATGGCGGTGGTGAATATCCTTTCCCCGGGCATGATGGACCGGCTGAAGCTGTTTGAAGAAGAGGGCAATATCTTTGATTATTATAATATAGAAGACAAGATCACAAAGGCCTTGCAGCGCAAGGTATGGCTGAAAAACGGCTGTTATCTTGTGATCGACGAGACAGAGGCGCTTACGGTTATCGACGTCAATACAGGAAAGTATATCGGTGAGGACAACCTGCAGGATACGATCCTTAACGCCAATATCGAGGCGGCGCACGAAATCGCGCGCCAACTGCGGCTGCGTGATTTAAGCGGTATCATCGTCATTGACTTTATCGATATGGAAGAGGACGGTAATAAGCAAAAGGTCGTGGAGGCGCTCAATGAGGCGTTAAAGCACGACCGTACGAAATCCAACGTCATCGGCATGACGGAGCTTGGACTGGTGGAAATGACGCGCAAGAAAACACGGCGCAAATTGTCCGCGCTTACACAAGCGACCTGTCCGTGCTGCGGGGGAAGCGGAAAGGTATACAACCTCGACAATATGGCAATGCGTGTGCGCAGGGAGATTATCCGTACGGTTCCGGCCGACGCGCACGGCATGTTTATCGTGGAGACGAGCGAAGCGCTGGCGGAATATATTGTAGCGCATAACAACCAAAACCAGGCGATTCTGCCGCATTACGAAAATGCGCATTTCTTCATCCGCAGTTTGAAAAACGCGCATCCGGAGCACATCATGGTGACGCAGGTAACGGACAAGAGCGCGCTTTCCGGAACGCAGGTTTTTTGTTGA
- the rpmA gene encoding 50S ribosomal protein L27: MAHKKGVGSSRNGRDSESKRLGVKRADGQYVLAGNILVRQRGTKIHPGNNVGRGGDDTLFALTSGIVKFERKGRDKKQVSVYAN, from the coding sequence ATGGCACATAAGAAAGGTGTAGGTAGTTCGAGAAACGGACGTGATTCCGAATCCAAACGCTTAGGCGTCAAGCGCGCAGACGGACAGTATGTCCTCGCGGGCAATATCCTCGTGCGTCAGAGAGGCACGAAGATCCATCCGGGCAACAATGTTGGCCGTGGCGGTGACGACACACTGTTTGCTCTTACAAGCGGTATCGTAAAATTCGAGCGCAAGGGAAGAGACAAGAAGCAGGTAAGCGTTTACGCGAACTAA
- a CDS encoding chloride ion channel protein produces MADTGKHKNNTLKLYLGKLFSGIVARSLVVGAIAGAVTVAFRVCVTQVFSAAQKLAELAQTQALMAVVWMGAILLAAFLVARLLKWEPMIAGSGIPQLEGELKGVFSHNPVKVLLGKFTGGLLSLGAGLSLGREGPCIQMGAAVGKGFSRRGDDEQKNLLMTGGGAAGLAAAFGAPLAGILFALEEVHKSFSAKILFTSIAACATAGVVTRLLLGPAPIFSISLSQDVPLADYWILVLLGVILGAMGALYNFSVQKMQDAYGKMKRIPAPYRVVVPFVAAGILAFVLPSILGGGVPMVERMTSGSFTITVALLLLAAKFIFSIFSFSSGVPGGILMPMIVIGALIGNAFGLMGTELFGLPAALTQNFIIFAMAGLFGAIVRAPLTGIVLVCEMTAAYDQFLPLIITTLSAYLMARLLRAKPVYDQLLDRDLSVLSHKKTA; encoded by the coding sequence ATGGCAGATACGGGGAAACATAAAAATAATACTTTAAAACTTTATCTGGGAAAGCTTTTTTCCGGCATCGTCGCCAGGAGCCTTGTGGTAGGCGCCATAGCGGGGGCGGTCACAGTGGCGTTTCGCGTGTGTGTAACGCAGGTGTTTTCTGCTGCGCAAAAATTGGCGGAGCTTGCCCAGACGCAGGCTCTGATGGCGGTTGTATGGATGGGGGCGATCCTGCTGGCCGCTTTTCTTGTGGCGCGGCTTTTGAAATGGGAGCCGATGATCGCGGGAAGCGGGATTCCGCAGCTCGAGGGAGAGCTGAAAGGTGTTTTTTCGCATAATCCGGTCAAGGTACTGCTCGGTAAGTTTACAGGGGGGCTTCTTTCCCTGGGGGCGGGCCTATCCTTAGGGCGCGAGGGCCCGTGTATACAGATGGGCGCGGCGGTAGGCAAAGGTTTTTCCAGGCGCGGCGACGACGAGCAGAAAAACCTGCTCATGACAGGCGGCGGCGCGGCAGGGCTGGCGGCGGCGTTTGGGGCGCCTCTGGCAGGGATCTTATTTGCTCTCGAGGAAGTACATAAAAGCTTTTCCGCCAAAATCCTTTTTACGTCGATCGCGGCTTGCGCCACGGCGGGCGTTGTGACACGGCTCTTGCTCGGACCCGCGCCGATTTTTTCTATTTCCCTATCGCAGGACGTTCCGCTTGCCGATTATTGGATACTCGTACTTTTAGGCGTCATATTGGGAGCGATGGGAGCGCTTTATAATTTTTCCGTACAGAAAATGCAGGATGCCTATGGGAAAATGAAACGGATACCCGCTCCCTACCGTGTGGTCGTTCCGTTCGTGGCGGCGGGTATTCTTGCTTTCGTATTGCCGTCCATTCTCGGCGGCGGGGTACCGATGGTGGAGCGCATGACAAGCGGAAGCTTTACGATAACAGTGGCCTTGTTGCTTTTGGCGGCAAAATTTATTTTTTCGATTTTTAGTTTTTCCTCGGGAGTACCCGGCGGGATTTTGATGCCGATGATCGTGATCGGCGCTCTTATAGGCAATGCGTTTGGGCTGATGGGAACCGAGTTATTCGGCCTGCCGGCCGCGCTGACACAGAATTTTATCATTTTTGCCATGGCGGGGCTTTTTGGGGCGATCGTACGCGCGCCGCTTACGGGAATTGTGCTCGTATGCGAGATGACGGCGGCCTACGACCAGTTCCTGCCGCTTATTATCACAACTCTTTCAGCTTATCTTATGGCGCGACTTCTGCGCGCGAAACCCGTTTACGATCAGCTTCTGGATCGTGATCTTTCCGTACTTTCGCACAAAAAAACAGCATAG
- a CDS encoding phosphoesterase: MKEKAKISYVSSELVIFLVLLAAVVFVLMLVQHMYLRMAILVVVFVIAVLYFVISTMNKQRWFYTAAQILTSCSEKIDKYVNAVTIPTAITKENGVIGWHNPAFFMLAGMHCEGKSIFRVFPQLQKPEKDKKVKIQGKTYYKETIGCEWGGKAYTIYRLIDFDKTYEASALSKASLVTICHIQVDNYGDLLRGTQQSAHAEINAEIEQVVSKNVKNVHGAYQKYDRDKFVWMFERRFLSSLMQGKFEILNEVRRINTGNDAFHPTISVGTGVGLSPEEANDNAAAALELALARGGDQAVIKDEAGYKFYGGTQQGMEKRTRVKSRMFAHALKNMMEQCDKVVIMGHDVPDLDCMGAAMGLFACARQVEKKAVIVLDKPNAAIQGLVDEIGRDPQYKGLLVTPQEAAAMMDPKTMLMVVDTQIEEFVIAPALLHKAEIIVVIDHHLRGTNHIENPTLYLHEPYASSTAEMVTEIIQYFADKVQVRPLEVEALLAGITIDTKGFSFKTGVRTFEAASYLRKLGADTTSIRHLFQDDLDTFNARAKVVQNADILPGGIAISWCPGDAKNPQLLAAQAADSLIGIRGISASFVLCEQNDKVLISGRSIGSINVQRILEKLGGGGHATIAGAQIRGISKQQVMEDLKEAIEEYKKES; encoded by the coding sequence ATGAAAGAAAAGGCAAAGATTAGTTATGTTTCAAGTGAATTGGTAATCTTTCTGGTGCTTCTGGCAGCCGTAGTGTTTGTGCTGATGTTGGTACAGCATATGTATTTGCGCATGGCTATTTTGGTAGTCGTTTTTGTTATAGCGGTCCTGTATTTTGTGATTTCCACCATGAATAAACAGCGCTGGTTTTATACGGCGGCGCAAATCCTGACGTCCTGTTCGGAAAAAATCGATAAGTATGTCAACGCGGTCACGATCCCCACGGCAATCACAAAGGAAAACGGCGTGATCGGCTGGCATAATCCCGCGTTCTTTATGCTCGCCGGAATGCACTGCGAGGGAAAGAGTATTTTCCGCGTATTCCCTCAGCTACAGAAGCCGGAAAAGGATAAAAAGGTAAAGATACAGGGGAAAACTTATTACAAAGAGACAATCGGCTGCGAATGGGGCGGAAAGGCGTATACGATCTACCGCCTGATCGATTTTGATAAAACATATGAAGCGTCCGCGCTCTCAAAAGCCTCGCTGGTCACGATTTGCCATATCCAGGTAGACAACTACGGTGACCTGCTTCGCGGGACACAGCAGAGCGCCCACGCGGAAATCAACGCGGAGATCGAGCAGGTGGTTTCCAAGAATGTGAAGAACGTACACGGCGCTTATCAAAAGTACGACCGTGATAAATTTGTGTGGATGTTTGAGCGCAGGTTTTTGTCGTCGCTTATGCAGGGGAAATTCGAAATTCTGAACGAGGTACGCAGGATCAATACGGGCAACGACGCTTTCCATCCTACCATCAGCGTGGGCACGGGCGTGGGGCTGTCGCCGGAAGAAGCGAACGACAACGCGGCGGCGGCGCTCGAGCTTGCGCTTGCGCGCGGCGGCGACCAGGCCGTAATCAAGGACGAAGCGGGCTACAAATTCTATGGCGGAACGCAGCAGGGGATGGAAAAACGGACGCGCGTAAAATCGCGGATGTTTGCGCATGCCCTGAAAAATATGATGGAACAGTGCGATAAGGTTGTGATCATGGGGCACGACGTTCCGGACCTTGACTGCATGGGCGCGGCGATGGGGCTTTTTGCCTGCGCGCGGCAGGTGGAGAAAAAAGCGGTTATCGTACTCGATAAACCGAACGCCGCCATTCAGGGGCTGGTGGATGAAATCGGGCGCGACCCGCAATACAAAGGGTTATTGGTAACGCCGCAGGAAGCAGCAGCAATGATGGATCCCAAAACCATGCTTATGGTGGTGGATACGCAGATCGAAGAGTTTGTTATTGCGCCGGCGCTGCTCCACAAGGCGGAAATCATTGTCGTGATCGACCATCATCTGCGCGGTACCAACCATATTGAAAATCCGACGCTTTACCTTCATGAGCCGTACGCTTCGTCAACGGCGGAAATGGTGACGGAGATCATACAGTATTTTGCGGACAAGGTGCAGGTAAGGCCATTGGAAGTGGAAGCCCTCCTCGCGGGTATCACCATCGATACGAAAGGCTTTTCTTTCAAAACGGGGGTCCGTACGTTTGAAGCGGCGTCCTATTTGCGAAAGCTGGGGGCGGATACGACGAGTATACGGCATTTGTTCCAGGACGACCTGGATACGTTCAATGCGCGCGCAAAGGTAGTGCAGAACGCGGATATTCTTCCCGGGGGAATCGCTATTTCATGGTGCCCGGGCGATGCGAAAAATCCACAGCTTTTGGCGGCGCAGGCGGCGGATTCCCTGATCGGGATACGCGGGATCAGCGCGTCGTTCGTGTTGTGCGAGCAAAATGACAAGGTGCTGATTTCCGGCCGTTCCATCGGCAGTATCAATGTACAGCGTATTCTCGAAAAACTTGGCGGCGGAGGCCACGCGACCATCGCGGGCGCGCAGATCAGGGGGATAAGCAAACAGCAGGTTATGGAAGATTTAAAGGAAGCAATAGAAGAATACAAAAAGGAGAGCTAA
- the rplI gene encoding 50S ribosomal protein L9 — MKVILNQDVAGKGKAGDIVNVSDGYARNFLFPKKLASQATAQNLNAATIAQAAEKHKKAVEKQDAKELADKMAGMTLTIKAKHGDGGRLFGAITAKEVAAELSKVIGTEIDKKKVNVPNIKELGEYDVSVKVYAEVSTKIKVVVVDG; from the coding sequence ATGAAAGTGATTTTGAATCAGGATGTAGCGGGAAAAGGAAAAGCGGGGGATATTGTGAATGTGAGCGACGGATATGCGCGCAACTTCCTGTTTCCGAAAAAGCTTGCCAGTCAGGCGACGGCGCAGAATCTAAACGCGGCGACGATCGCGCAGGCTGCGGAAAAACATAAAAAGGCGGTCGAAAAGCAGGACGCAAAGGAGTTGGCGGACAAGATGGCCGGTATGACGCTGACGATTAAGGCGAAGCATGGCGACGGCGGACGGCTTTTCGGCGCGATTACGGCTAAGGAAGTGGCGGCGGAGCTTTCTAAAGTCATAGGCACGGAGATCGACAAAAAGAAAGTAAACGTTCCGAATATCAAGGAACTCGGTGAATACGACGTTTCCGTTAAAGTATATGCGGAAGTGAGCACAAAAATAAAGGTAGTGGTTGTCGATGGCTGA
- the dnaC_2 gene encoding replicative DNA helicase: protein MADGRIVQAGSRIPPNNLEAEQSILGSMLLNEKCVYEAMEALREEDFYQQQHRDIFRVMSELMESGVSVDLVTVSQKMEQLGKMRMGGMEYLSQLTTVVPSVANLKHYINIVQQKSSLRKLIDASMTAADESYKGEDDADAIIGRAGDAIYRIALKNSQSTVVHIKEALQESYVKISEAMKAQDGMLGIPTGFPYMDQMLSGFQGTQLIIIAGRPGMGKTSFAMNIVEHIGLVKNIPCLVFSLEMSADQLATRLLCSEARIDSQLTRSGKMGAQEITKLAEAMKVLSNAPIYIDDSATITVTEMLAKARRMQKQSGLGLIAIDYLQLLQGTGRSENRQQEVAQITRSLKIMAKELNVPIVLLSQLSRASEKREKKTRYPMLSDLRESGAIEQDADVVIFLHREDYYPEDKTPENAGKARIIIAKQRSGPTGAIAMQWQGEYTKYMETDYIHDDEEAPEY from the coding sequence ATGGCTGACGGTAGGATAGTGCAGGCGGGCAGCAGGATACCGCCTAACAATCTGGAAGCGGAACAATCTATTTTAGGAAGTATGCTTCTCAATGAAAAATGCGTATATGAAGCAATGGAAGCCCTGCGCGAAGAGGATTTTTACCAGCAGCAGCACAGGGATATTTTCCGTGTGATGAGCGAGCTCATGGAAAGCGGCGTATCCGTGGACCTCGTTACGGTGAGTCAGAAAATGGAGCAGCTCGGTAAGATGCGCATGGGCGGTATGGAATACCTGTCGCAGCTAACGACGGTGGTTCCGTCCGTTGCCAACCTCAAGCATTATATTAATATCGTGCAGCAGAAATCATCCCTGCGCAAGCTGATCGACGCCAGTATGACGGCGGCGGACGAGAGCTATAAGGGGGAGGACGATGCGGATGCGATTATCGGCAGGGCGGGAGACGCTATCTACCGGATTGCGCTCAAAAATTCGCAAAGCACGGTTGTGCACATCAAGGAAGCCCTACAGGAAAGTTATGTCAAAATCAGCGAAGCTATGAAAGCGCAGGACGGCATGCTGGGTATCCCGACGGGATTTCCGTATATGGACCAGATGCTCTCCGGTTTCCAGGGTACGCAGTTGATTATCATTGCGGGCCGCCCCGGCATGGGTAAAACGAGCTTTGCAATGAATATCGTGGAACATATCGGCCTTGTGAAGAATATTCCGTGCCTGGTATTTTCATTGGAAATGTCGGCGGACCAACTGGCGACGCGGCTTTTGTGCTCAGAAGCGCGTATCGACAGTCAGTTGACACGTTCAGGCAAGATGGGCGCGCAGGAAATCACCAAGCTGGCCGAAGCAATGAAAGTGCTTTCAAATGCGCCGATCTATATCGACGATTCGGCGACGATCACGGTAACGGAAATGCTGGCCAAAGCGCGCAGAATGCAAAAGCAATCGGGTCTCGGACTGATCGCAATCGACTATTTGCAGTTATTGCAGGGAACAGGCCGCAGCGAAAACCGGCAGCAGGAAGTCGCGCAGATCACGCGGTCTCTGAAAATTATGGCCAAGGAATTAAACGTGCCGATCGTGCTGCTCTCGCAGCTTTCGCGCGCATCGGAAAAACGCGAGAAAAAAACGCGCTATCCCATGCTTTCAGACCTGCGCGAGTCAGGTGCGATCGAGCAGGATGCGGATGTGGTTATTTTCCTGCACAGAGAGGACTATTATCCGGAGGATAAGACGCCGGAAAACGCAGGTAAGGCGCGTATCATTATTGCCAAGCAGAGAAGCGGGCCTACGGGAGCGATCGCCATGCAATGGCAGGGCGAATATACGAAGTATATGGAAACGGATTATATCCATGACGATGAGGAGGCGCCGGAATATTGA
- the ElaA gene encoding acetyltransferase, whose translation MITNQWICGNGDLKDVLAVRENVFVSEQGFASEDEFDLLDEQAMHVVVYDGERPIGTGRLYHDGKTFRIGRICVVKEERGQGVGDLLMRLLLVKAFEFEPSQVRIDAQERVREFYENFGFERDGEAMEEAGIPHIPMRVTKESLVLKSGCGKELRYKDLFPQK comes from the coding sequence TTGATTACCAACCAGTGGATATGCGGAAACGGCGATCTTAAGGATGTGCTGGCCGTACGCGAAAATGTGTTTGTATCCGAGCAGGGGTTTGCCAGTGAGGACGAGTTTGACCTGCTTGACGAGCAGGCGATGCATGTCGTGGTCTACGACGGCGAACGTCCTATCGGGACCGGCAGATTGTACCATGACGGGAAGACGTTCCGTATTGGCAGGATATGCGTCGTCAAAGAAGAGCGCGGACAGGGCGTGGGCGATCTTTTGATGCGGCTGCTGCTTGTGAAAGCCTTTGAGTTTGAGCCATCGCAAGTGCGTATCGACGCGCAGGAACGGGTGCGGGAGTTTTATGAGAACTTCGGCTTTGAGCGGGATGGCGAGGCGATGGAAGAAGCGGGGATCCCGCATATACCGATGCGCGTCACCAAAGAATCGTTGGTCTTAAAAAGCGGCTGCGGCAAAGAGCTGCGCTATAAGGATTTGTTTCCTCAGAAGTAA
- the rluC gene encoding pseudouridine synthase, whose translation MITLEITQDKEGLRITECIAECVPELASANLKKMIRTGDIKLNGSRIKKDFAVQDKDLIEIYVPLEYERPPILDIVYEDENTIILNKQPGTVVAGTGISSQTPELMSMVINYMKDKNEYSEELGMIPFACFKLDVYTGGLVMFAKNAEYFEAVRLATRQRRISRTFRAIVRGCPKYEEGEFQHFYMKEGEDKYRVTKNNSRGAVPIYTRYRILRSNGRFSFLEIEPVTQYTNQERAHMEAAGYPILGDNIYGDSKLNKKMGIKYQALWATGIRFATGVNNMLEYLNGRTVETNDVQFPVINWDE comes from the coding sequence ATGATCACGCTTGAAATCACGCAGGACAAAGAAGGCTTGCGCATAACGGAATGTATCGCGGAGTGCGTGCCGGAACTGGCGTCTGCAAACCTCAAAAAAATGATACGCACAGGCGACATCAAGTTAAACGGCAGCCGTATCAAAAAAGACTTCGCCGTACAGGATAAAGACCTAATTGAAATCTATGTGCCGCTTGAATACGAGCGTCCGCCCATCCTCGATATTGTTTATGAGGATGAGAACACCATTATACTCAACAAGCAGCCGGGGACTGTGGTGGCGGGAACGGGAATCTCTTCGCAAACGCCCGAGCTGATGTCCATGGTTATCAACTATATGAAAGATAAAAACGAATATTCGGAAGAACTGGGGATGATACCGTTCGCATGCTTTAAACTCGATGTTTACACGGGCGGGCTTGTGATGTTTGCCAAAAATGCTGAATATTTCGAGGCGGTGCGCTTAGCGACGCGTCAGCGCCGTATCTCCCGCACGTTCCGCGCGATCGTCAGAGGATGTCCCAAGTACGAAGAGGGCGAGTTCCAGCATTTTTATATGAAAGAAGGCGAGGATAAGTACCGTGTGACGAAAAACAATTCGCGCGGGGCTGTGCCTATTTATACACGCTACCGGATCTTAAGAAGCAACGGCAGGTTTAGCTTTTTGGAGATCGAACCGGTAACGCAGTACACAAATCAGGAACGCGCGCACATGGAAGCGGCCGGATACCCGATTTTGGGGGATAATATTTATGGCGATTCCAAGCTGAACAAAAAAATGGGAATCAAATACCAGGCATTGTGGGCGACGGGAATCCGTTTTGCAACAGGCGTGAATAATATGCTGGAATATTTAAACGGCAGGACCGTCGAAACGAACGACGTACAGTTCCCTGTCATCAACTGGGATGAATAA
- a CDS encoding RNA pseudouridine synthase — protein sequence MTPRILYEDNHLLVTVKPQNMPTQADSSRDVDFLSVLKQYIKEKYQKPGEVYLGLVHRLDRPAGGVMVFARTSKAAARLGAQLKDGSFQKKYYAVVTSALPSSGTLEDYLLKDCKTNISRAMPPDTPGAKHALLDYQVIGHVNGLFLLDISLHTGRSHQIRVQMQHAGAPLLGDIKYGGAPAEKLSLWSHSLSILHPTKKERLTFPCPPPNQYPWNAFAGVIHPS from the coding sequence ATGACTCCGCGTATCCTATACGAAGACAACCACCTGCTGGTTACGGTAAAACCCCAAAACATGCCTACGCAGGCAGACAGCTCCCGTGATGTCGATTTTTTGAGCGTCTTAAAACAATATATCAAGGAAAAATATCAAAAACCGGGCGAAGTCTATCTGGGTCTTGTGCACCGCCTCGACCGCCCCGCCGGCGGCGTAATGGTATTTGCGCGTACGTCTAAAGCCGCCGCGCGTCTTGGCGCGCAGCTTAAAGACGGCAGCTTCCAAAAAAAATATTATGCCGTGGTTACCTCTGCGCTTCCATCATCCGGCACGCTTGAGGATTATCTTTTAAAGGACTGCAAGACCAATATTTCCCGCGCCATGCCGCCGGATACGCCGGGCGCCAAGCATGCGCTGCTTGATTATCAGGTGATCGGGCATGTAAATGGCCTGTTTCTGCTCGATATTTCCTTACATACCGGCCGTTCCCACCAGATTCGGGTACAAATGCAACATGCCGGCGCGCCTTTGCTGGGCGATATAAAATATGGCGGTGCGCCTGCCGAAAAATTAAGTTTATGGTCTCATTCCCTTTCCATCCTGCATCCCACAAAAAAAGAGCGGCTGACCTTTCCCTGTCCGCCGCCCAATCAATATCCGTGGAACGCTTTCGCAGGCGTTATTCATCCCAGTTGA